One Plectropomus leopardus isolate mb chromosome 1, YSFRI_Pleo_2.0, whole genome shotgun sequence DNA segment encodes these proteins:
- the rps6ka2 gene encoding ribosomal protein S6 kinase alpha-2 — MDTSTRKFTVRRWFSIYLKNKAARNKNNTGFCQLEDDSILKEIDISHHVKEGCEKADPSQFQLLKVLGQGSYGKVFLVRKIRGVDRGQLYAMKVLKKATLKVRDRVRSKMERDILAEVNHPFIVKLHYAFQTEGKLYLILDFLRGGDLFTRLSKEVMFTEEDVKFYLAELALALDHLHSLGIIYRDLKPENILLDEEGHIKITDFGLSKEAIDHDKRAYSFCGTIEYMAPEVVNRRGHTQSADWWSFGVLMFEMLTGSLPFQGKDRKETMALILKAKLGMPQFLSPEVQSLLRALFKRNPANRLGAGPDGVEEIKRHRFFASIDWSRLYRKEMRPPFKPTVGRPEDTFHFDPEFTSRTPTDSPGIPPSANTHQLFRGFSFVATNQSQEPSVATVAPSRQEVNSIDPIAKHLQGDVAFSDVYELKEEVGQTATSVCRRCLHRVTAVEYSVKIIDRARKDPSEEIEILLRYGQHPNIITLKDVFDNGQCVYLVQDLLRGDELLDRALTVPNFTEKNASDIICTLTKTVEYLHSQGVVHRDLKPSNICYSDDSGLPECIRICDFGFAKQLRAENGLLMTPCYTATFMAPEVLKKQGYDAACDIWSLGILLYTMIAGFSPFASSSEDTAEEILAQIGSGKFIITGGNWDLVSDAAKDIVIKMLHVDPHQRLTAPQVLRHPWIADRDQLSDRVLTRQDALTVKGALSATYSALRRCTPAPVLEPVQSSSLAQRRGMKKLGSPKVNSDPKEKE, encoded by the exons GATGACAGTATACTTAAGGAGATTGACATCAGCCACCATGTTAAGGAGGGTTGTGAGAAAGCAGACCCCTCTCAGTTCCAGCTGCTTAAAGTGCTGGGACAAGGCTCCTATGGAAAG GTGTTTCTGGTGAGAAAGATCAGAGGAGTGGACAGAGGACAGCTGTATGCCATGAAGGTCCTCAAGAAAGCCACACTGAAAG TTCGGGATCGTGTACGGTCCAAGATGGAGAGAGATATTCTGGCAGAAGTGAACCATCCATTTATAGTTAAACTGCACTATG CCTTCCAGACAGAGGGAAAGCTCTATCTGATCCTAGACTTCCTCCGGGGAGGAGACCTTTTCACTCGTCTGTCAAAGGAG GTAATGTTTACAGAGGAGGATGTGAAGTTTTATCTGGCAGAACTGGCCCTGGCCTTGGACCATCTACACAGTCTGGGGATCATCTACAGGGACCTCAAACCTGAAAA TATTCTTCTTGATGAAGAAGgacacattaaaataactg aCTTTGGATTAAGTAAGGAGGCTATCGATCACGATAAAAGAGCGTATTCCTTCTGTGGAACAATAGAGTACATGGCTCCAGAGGTCGTAAACAGGAGAGGGCATACACAAAGTGCCGATTGGTGGTCATTTGGAGTTCTTATG TTTGAGATGCTGACAGGATCATTACCATTCCAAGGAAAAGACCGAAAGGAAACAATGGCACTTATTCTAAA AGCTAAGCTGGGAATGCCACAGTTCCTCAGTCCTGAAGTGCAGAGTTTATTAAGAGCGCTCTTCAAGAGGAACCCTGCTAATCGACTAG GTGCAGGACCCGATGGAgtggaggaaataaaaagacatcGCTTCTTTGCATCCATAGACTGGAGC agGTTATACAGGAAGGAAATGAGGCCTCCATTCAAACCGACAGTTGGAAGACCTGAAGATACCTTCCATTTTGACCCTGAGTTCACCTCCAGAACGCCCACTG ATTCTCCCGGCATCCCTCCAagcgcaaacacacaccagctgtttCGTGGTTTCAGCTTTGTTGCAACGAATCAAAGTCAGGAGCCTAGTGTTGCAACGGTAGCGCCTTCTCGTCAGGAGGTGAACAGCATCGACCCCATAGCAAAG CATCTCCAAGGTGATGTGGCCTTCAGTGATGTTTATGAGCTTAAGGAGGAAGTCGGACAGACAGCAACTTCTGTCTGCAGACGATGTCTACACAGAGTTACTGCTGTGGAGTATTCAGTAAAG ATCATTGACAGAGCGAGGAAAGATCCATCTGAGGAGATTGAGATTCTGTTAAGATATGGACAGCATCCAAATATTATTACTCTGAAGGAC GTTTTTGACAATGGCCAGTGTGTGTACCTGGTTCAGGATTTACTGCGAGGAGACGAGCTGCTGGACAGAGCTCTGACAGTGCCaaattttacagagaaaaatgcGTCAGACATCATCTGCACACTGACCAAAACCGTGGAATATTTACACTCACAGGGg gtCGTGCATCGAGACCTGAAGCCCAGTAACATTTGCTATTCTGATGACAGTGGACTCCCAGAATGCATTAGGATATGTGATTTTGGTTTCGCCAAACAGCTCAGGGCTGAGAATGGCTTACTGATGACTCCCTGTTACACAGCTACGTTCATGGCTCCTGAG gtccTGAAGAAACAGGGTTACGATGCAGCTTGTGACATCTGGAGTCTGGGGATCCTGCTCTACACTATGATAGCTGG TTTCAGTCCATTCGCCAGCAGTTCTGAGGACACAGCGGAGGAAATTCTGGCTCAGATTGGCAGTGGGAAATTCATTATCACAGGAGGGAACTGGGACCTGGTATCAGATGCTGCCAAG GATATCGTGATCAAGATGCTCCACGTGGACCCTCACCAACGCCTGACTGCACCCCAG GTTCTTCGTCACCCCTGGATTGCAGACAGAGACCAACTCTCTGACAGAGTTCTTACCAGACAAGATGCTCTTACTGTGAAG GGGGCACTGTCTGCCACCTACTCTGCTCTGAGGCGATGCACTCCGGCTCCAGTCCTGGAGCCTGTT